The following are encoded together in the Cohaesibacter gelatinilyticus genome:
- a CDS encoding alpha/beta fold hydrolase, whose product MRLEQIETFPELKDGKCREMQAFDDHIVRTALWPATTPTPRGTICLLQGRAEYIEKYYEVVSELRAKGFAVATFDWRGQGGSDRLLENPRKGHIGRFSDYGRDLEQFLHEQVLPDCPRPFFALAHSMGALILLNQLPRLRTIFDRAALSAPLVQLATDRRKILGKRVSQITIRRLTGLARLLMMGQKFALGVDKRSVTGSWSFDTNPLTSDGPRYDRNRLFLEAYPEKGIAGPTFQWVHEACKAMSNLQSSDFQSAVHTPTLMMPVGFDQIVSSKATAILAQTMRCGHAITIAGSRHEILMEKNIYREQFWAAFDAFIPGSKDD is encoded by the coding sequence ATGCGGCTTGAACAGATTGAGACTTTTCCCGAGCTGAAAGACGGCAAATGCAGGGAAATGCAAGCCTTTGATGACCACATTGTTCGAACCGCACTTTGGCCCGCAACAACTCCCACACCCAGAGGCACGATCTGTTTGCTTCAGGGGCGCGCCGAATATATCGAAAAATACTATGAAGTTGTAAGCGAGCTGCGCGCAAAGGGTTTTGCCGTCGCCACATTTGACTGGCGTGGACAGGGCGGCTCCGATCGCCTGCTGGAGAATCCACGCAAAGGTCATATTGGCAGATTTTCAGATTATGGTCGGGATTTGGAGCAATTTTTGCACGAACAAGTACTTCCTGATTGCCCACGACCATTTTTCGCTCTGGCTCACTCCATGGGAGCCTTGATCCTCCTGAACCAATTGCCGCGCCTTAGAACCATCTTTGACCGTGCAGCCCTGTCCGCACCATTGGTTCAATTGGCAACCGATCGTCGAAAAATCCTCGGTAAGCGTGTCTCCCAAATCACCATCCGCCGACTGACTGGTTTGGCCAGACTACTGATGATGGGGCAGAAATTTGCATTGGGCGTCGATAAGAGATCAGTCACCGGGAGTTGGTCTTTTGACACCAATCCGCTGACATCAGATGGTCCACGCTATGACCGCAATCGACTATTTCTGGAAGCTTATCCCGAAAAAGGCATCGCCGGACCAACTTTTCAATGGGTCCATGAAGCCTGTAAAGCAATGAGTAATCTGCAATCGAGCGACTTTCAGTCTGCCGTCCACACACCAACCCTCATGATGCCTGTCGGCTTTGATCAAATCGTCAGCTCCAAAGCTACTGCAATCCTGGCGCAAACCATGCGCTGTGGTCACGCTATTACCATTGCAGGCAGCCGTCACGAAATTCTCATGGAAAAAAACATCTATCGGGAGCAGTTTTGGGCTGCCTTTGACGCCTTCATCCCAGGCTCCAAAGATGATTGA
- the hisN gene encoding histidinol-phosphatase, with product MSVTIKPDQSFFHSLADIAGETVLPFFRRSIVIENKEQDDFDPVTEADREAERRMREMIAGTFPEDGILGEEFESERLDADGLWVLDPIDGTRAFISGLPVWGTLIGYRHMDGTHMGMMSQPFTSERYFGDGKQSFYVGPDGKRAIESRSCASLSDATLFTTTPTLFNEQERAAYDKVEAACRLPRYGVDCYAYCMVALGMADIVIETALKPVDIAPLIPVVEGAGGIVTNWQGGSAFDGGQVVASGDKDLHEQVLEMLTSG from the coding sequence ATGTCCGTCACAATCAAGCCGGATCAGTCCTTTTTTCACTCTCTCGCCGATATTGCGGGAGAGACTGTTCTACCTTTTTTCCGCCGTTCCATTGTCATTGAAAACAAGGAGCAGGATGACTTTGATCCCGTGACGGAAGCAGATCGTGAGGCCGAGCGCCGAATGCGCGAAATGATTGCGGGGACTTTTCCCGAAGATGGCATTCTCGGCGAGGAATTTGAGTCTGAACGTCTGGATGCTGACGGTCTTTGGGTGCTGGATCCCATTGATGGAACCCGCGCTTTTATTTCCGGTCTACCAGTTTGGGGAACCTTGATCGGCTATCGTCATATGGATGGGACTCATATGGGGATGATGAGCCAACCTTTTACTTCTGAACGTTATTTTGGCGATGGCAAACAGAGCTTTTACGTCGGCCCAGATGGGAAACGTGCCATTGAAAGCCGTTCTTGTGCCAGCCTGTCTGATGCGACCTTGTTTACCACCACACCCACTCTGTTCAATGAGCAAGAGCGTGCAGCCTATGACAAAGTGGAAGCAGCCTGTCGATTGCCTCGTTATGGTGTCGACTGCTATGCATATTGCATGGTTGCACTCGGTATGGCTGATATCGTGATTGAAACCGCTTTGAAGCCGGTTGATATTGCTCCGCTCATTCCCGTTGTGGAAGGGGCTGGTGGGATTGTAACCAATTGGCAGGGTGGTTCAGCCTTTGATGGTGGTCAGGTGGTTGCCAGTGGAGACAAGGATTTGCATGAGCAGGTTCTTGAGATGTTGACCTCAGGCTAA
- a CDS encoding SGNH/GDSL hydrolase family protein, translated as MTVMGRKNLARRAGRGVTLGVAMSLLVSAVALAAPKSDDFVSKSSSSSSIDLSSSSGPRVGTDDGRIIVAQNFFQRLFGIGSKKKKPSAQKQKKRGGTKKSRSTTPPAVKTVPKDPDAAVIAVFGDEFSQDIAFGLRDAFAKTPDVKVDIHSVRNTGLLHRATRNPLADLTPLIESKPFTFAVVMVGLNDRGKFPAVKNEEGEVVREAIAFQEPGWEGLYAKRIDAVRISLQNKEKPVYWVGLPPVKSAKLTIELNYLNDIIRSRLIERDERFIDIWDAFSNEDGDYVRRGPDLSGQDKNLRHKTGIRFTAAGRRKLAFFVEKLVIRALSQSVDEAALPDFLSSDDEAALKEGRGDRRGIFVVRQPPVDATKLIAPGDKIVINNQNKELGNPGAGVPDLRVDDFSWPVKSQ; from the coding sequence ATGACTGTTATGGGCCGAAAAAACTTGGCGCGCCGTGCGGGCCGGGGAGTGACATTGGGTGTTGCCATGTCGCTGTTAGTCAGTGCTGTTGCGCTGGCTGCGCCCAAGTCAGATGATTTTGTATCCAAGTCTTCGTCTTCATCTTCGATTGACCTTTCCTCATCATCGGGTCCGCGCGTTGGTACAGATGACGGTAGAATAATCGTTGCTCAAAATTTCTTTCAGCGTTTGTTCGGGATTGGGAGCAAGAAGAAAAAACCATCTGCGCAAAAACAGAAGAAGAGGGGGGGAACGAAAAAATCTCGTTCTACTACACCTCCAGCAGTCAAAACTGTTCCCAAGGATCCCGATGCTGCGGTTATTGCGGTCTTTGGTGATGAGTTCTCGCAAGATATCGCTTTTGGTTTGCGAGATGCATTTGCAAAGACACCTGATGTGAAGGTGGATATTCATAGTGTACGGAATACGGGCTTGTTGCATCGTGCCACGAGGAACCCATTAGCGGATCTGACTCCATTAATCGAGAGTAAGCCCTTTACCTTCGCAGTGGTTATGGTTGGTTTGAATGATCGGGGAAAATTTCCTGCTGTGAAGAATGAAGAAGGTGAAGTGGTGCGTGAGGCCATTGCGTTTCAAGAGCCTGGTTGGGAAGGTCTCTATGCCAAGCGTATTGATGCCGTGCGTATAAGTCTGCAGAATAAGGAAAAGCCTGTTTACTGGGTTGGCTTGCCTCCGGTAAAAAGTGCCAAGCTGACAATCGAGCTGAATTATCTCAATGATATCATACGATCTCGCCTGATTGAACGAGACGAGCGTTTCATTGATATCTGGGATGCCTTCTCCAATGAAGATGGTGACTATGTGCGCCGTGGACCTGATCTGTCTGGTCAGGATAAGAATTTGCGTCATAAAACGGGTATTCGATTTACTGCAGCAGGACGGCGAAAATTGGCCTTCTTTGTCGAAAAGCTGGTGATTCGAGCTTTGTCCCAATCCGTTGATGAAGCGGCACTACCTGACTTTCTATCATCCGATGACGAGGCTGCTCTCAAGGAAGGACGAGGAGATCGGCGTGGTATCTTCGTGGTTCGCCAACCGCCAGTGGATGCGACAAAGCTGATTGCACCGGGTGACAAGATTGTTATCAATAATCAGAATAAAGAGCTGGGAAATCCCGGAGCTGGCGTGCCTGATCTGCGGGTGGATGATTTCTCCTGGCCTGTAAAAAGTCAATAA